The Hordeum vulgare subsp. vulgare chromosome 7H, MorexV3_pseudomolecules_assembly, whole genome shotgun sequence DNA window CAGATCGATCGAGACATCCACAGATGGTATCAGCAAGGGATGTCATAATCTACACTTGAATGAGGTAACAAGTGTTTAAGAGTTTAAGAGTGGCTGACACGCTGGACGGGGCTAATTAAGTATTAGTTAAATAACGTGGGCTGCAATTGCTATTTTTTTGAGGGCCGCTAGATCTTGTTAAAAAAAACACTAGCACCTTTTTAGCCATTAGTtcaatttgcatgcatgtggcgAGTTGACCCACCGGCCCACATCCACATGCAACCTGCCACATGCAATtccgaaacaaaaaaagagagctgGCATGAACCACACGATCACGATGGAGCTCAAAATTCTAACATGTTATGTAGCTCAAACCTTCGGCCCAATTTAAAATCCATTTCCACTATTAAATCTATCACGGTGGGATCTTCAACACTAGATCTCATATTGATTTGttcctactccctccatccatatatTCACGATTTTTTGTGTTACCTTTTTACCGCATGCATGTTCGAGTAATAATATATGACATGTATGATACACATAGCATATTATCGAATTTGTGAGAGATGGAGTTTCTAATGATATTTTTTATATCATACATCTTATATATTAATTTCCATACCGATGGTCAAACGCAACCTCGAAATATGTATGAGGCCCTAGATATATAGATGGAGGAAGTACTACTTTCTTTGGTTAGAAGTATCATGACTGGATTACATACATTACCATGCATGCAGTAAGCAAGTTATCATGGTGTTTTCGTTAAAGTTACGAGGAACTTAGAAAAAtgttccctcaacctctccccatATGCACTATATATGGGGAAAAATATGTCATCCTAGATATCCCCATTTCGAAAATTCTAAATATTTTGTACTTCAAACCGACGGTCAGATTCAAATTTCTGTTTCACCATAGAAAACCACCATCACGAAACGTTTGGAACTAGATTCCCATGTTGATATGTTCCGATGACTTTTTTAGGGTCAAAAGTTACCAGGCCCTATATATATGTGTAAGTTACCATGCTTTTTACACGGAAGTTATTGGGCTATGTTTCAATAacttttttttctaggtcaaagttACATGACGTTGTACGTACCTTATAAGGTGTGCGGTGGCTAATTGCCAAGTTATTTACACATAAGCTACGAGAGTATGTTTCAACAACTTCCCCTCCCTCGGGTCAAATTTACTGCGGTGTTTGTTCATGAGTTATCAGGTTTGTTGTGCATAAATTATCATTCTATTTACACATAAATTACCATGGgtatgtttagacaacctttttcTTCCTAGTGAAAGTTACCATGCTGTTTGTACATAAGTTACAATGGGGTCAAACGCATGTTTCTGGTAAGGCATGTGCATGCTCTTCAGGGTGCGTACTAGCACATTTTCTCCAGTGATGTGCAAAGCACTTGAACAACCTCCAGACTCTAATTCGTAGTCATGCACTAATAAGAAGAGACAAAAATGATCAAATATTGCTATTGTCTTTGAATTTGACAGGAACTAAGTAGGGAGTAGTTGGCAAATGGATCAAGGTTTTAAGGTTGTAATCTTTATTTCAACTTTTGGCTTTGACATGAGTTTTAGGCCCACAAAACTAAATTGCGCTCTCTGGACCCACCTTCGCGTAAGGAAACTTCACCTTGAGTGGAACAATTAGGTCAACATCCACTTGCCCATGTTCACCATGCAAATTGTCATCGTCTCGGCCCACATCACGTATGAAAGCTTTAGGTTGGTCGTAATGAGAGTATCATAGGtactatcatgcatgtcaactaggcaTATTTGATGAGGTGGTATATAattaaagaaaaaaaagattgagtatcatatcatgataccatatcatattaaatgttcttctagtatgtgtcatgcatgacaataaatgaattaTACTATGATACTAATCTATGATAGTATACATTACGAATGTAGTATTATacactactccctccatcacagtttagaaggcaagCTTAAATTTATGTGCATTTCCAGAATAGATAAAGTTTAGGGCGCATTGAATTTACTCCtaacagctaattagtactccatTGTGCCACTATTATATGAATGCGTAGTTTGAATGCTATTTTTCAGTCCATCTCACAGTCAATCAATAACGATATAGCTTCCACAGAATTTTAAAGCATGCCTTCTAGTATGATATGCATGATACTGGTATATGATATTCACCATTGCAACTAGTCTTACCGTGTGATGGCAAGAAATCACACCCTTACCCCCATTAAAAGCGCTAATCCCACAAGAATCGCCATCCAATTAAAGACCGTGTGAAGGAAAGAAATTTGGTCTACGCCCTTCCCACGTGCGATCTCCGTTAAAAGCCCAATCCCATATAAATCACAATCCAATTAGAGCGTCAATTGTCATGCGATTACTCTTAGAGATTGCAGCCACGCGATCGCAATCAGACGGCTCCCGATCATTCGGATATGTTAATTAGAAAAAACAATAGTTCACCACTTCATTTAGAACACTTCTGAACATTGACTAGCCTTGCCTTCTTCACAGTTTATCTTTGAGCTCTCTCTACAAAAAAAAATGCAGCACACCTAAAGCATTTTTAAGCGATCTAATTTTTGTTCTCACGATTTTCCTTTCTGAAAATGCAAAAAGTAATAATTAAAATGGAAGTTTAAAAAAATAGCTTAAGGAAAATTTTGAGTTTTCATAAATTTAAGCTTCAACAATGCCGAACCTCCAAAATCTAAAGTATTCATAAACTTGAATGAGGTTGAGGTGGTAGAGCAGATCTTGTTTGATGGGATAAGGCCAAGGAAGTGGTCACATGTCACATGGCATGTGGGCCCGCGGAGCATTTTGTCTCGTTTACCCACTCTCTGTCGGATGCTCGGACTCATGTGCGCACGCCGACGACCGCGGCCATGGATCCCAGCGCCTCATCATCCATCGGTATATCTACTACTACGTGCCACCGTCGTCCTCaacctccctccctccctacctACCGATCACGCACGCGCACCACGGGCAGGTCCAACCAACACACATGGGGCACGAGATGGTGGCATCCAacggcgccggcggcggccggAGGACGACGAAGCCGCACGCCGTGGTGATCGCGTACCCGTACCAGGGCCACGTGATCCCCGCGGCGCACCTCGCGCTGCGGCTCGCCGCGCGCGGCTTCGCCGTCACCTTCGTCAACACCGAGTCCGTGCACGAGCAGACCGCGCGCGCCCTCGGCGTCGACCGCCACCGCTACGACATCTTCGCCGGCGCACGCGCCTCGGCGGAGGCGCTCGACGTGCGGTACGAGCTGGTCAGCGACGGTTTCCCGCTCGCCTTCGACCGCTCGCTCAACCACGACCAGTTCAAGGAGGGCGAGCTGCACGTGCTCGCCGCGCACGTCGAGGAGCTGCTCCGCCGCGTCGTCGTCGACCCGGCCTCCACCTGCCTCGTCGCCGACACCTTCTTCGTGTGGCCGGCGACTCTCGCCAGGAAGTTGGGCATCCCGTACGTGTCCTTCTGGACGGAGCCGGCcctcatcttcaacctctactaccACATGGACCTCCTCGCCGCGCACGGCCACTTCAACTCCTCCAAGGGCCCGCCGCGGAAGGACACCATCACGTACGTCCCCGGCGTGCCGGCGATCGAGCCGCACGAGCTCATGTCGTACCTGCAGGACACGGACGTGACCAGCGTGGTGCACCGCATCATCTTCAAGGCCTTCGACGAGGCCCGGCGCGCCGACTACGTGCTCTGCAACACGGTGGAGGAGCTGGAGCCGTCGACCGTCGC harbors:
- the LOC123407904 gene encoding UDP-glycosyltransferase 86A1-like, which translates into the protein MSHGMWARGAFCLVYPLSVGCSDSCAHADDRGHGSQRLIIHRYIYYYVPPSSSTSLPPYLPITHAHHGQVQPTHMGHEMVASNGAGGGRRTTKPHAVVIAYPYQGHVIPAAHLALRLAARGFAVTFVNTESVHEQTARALGVDRHRYDIFAGARASAEALDVRYELVSDGFPLAFDRSLNHDQFKEGELHVLAAHVEELLRRVVVDPASTCLVADTFFVWPATLARKLGIPYVSFWTEPALIFNLYYHMDLLAAHGHFNSSKGPPRKDTITYVPGVPAIEPHELMSYLQDTDVTSVVHRIIFKAFDEARRADYVLCNTVEELEPSTVAALRAEKPFYAVGPIGFPRAGGDAGVATSMWAESDCSQWLDAQPAGSVLYISFGSYAHVTRQELQDIAAGVVGSGARFLWAMRPDIVSSDDPDPLPEGFAAACAGRGLVVPWCCQVEVLAHAALGGFLTHCGWNSVLESVWAGVPMLCFPLLTDQFTNRRLVVREWRVGVPIGDRGKVFADEVAARIQGVISGEEGQQLRQALKKVRAKLKAAVAPGGSSQRSFDDFVDELTGRCGRTLMS